In Bdellovibrionales bacterium, the sequence TAAAGCCTGCTTAATCTTATCTCTGTGACCTTGCACGACAACTCCAGAGCTGATCGAAAGCATAAATTCCACATCTTTGGAGGAAGAATCTAACTTGATAGCATCCACAATTTCGGCCAACAGAAAAGACAAATCGATTGTATCATCCAACGGAGCCTGAGGTTTTGCATAGTCAAGAAACTCTGTGATTAATTTATTCAGCCGATCGATTTCTTTAATTACGATTCTCATGAGAGTTTGATCTTCCGAATCAGCATTGGCATTGGACTGCATCAGCTGCACGCTACCACTGATACTTGCGAGGGGATTACGAATCTCGTGGGCAATTCCGGCGGCCAGCTGTCCAATAGCCGCCAATTTTTCACTCTGCTGAACTCGCCCTTGAAGTTTAGTGAGCTCGGTGACATCCTCGAACGTGAGAATCGCTCCCTGTTTTTTTTCACTCTCATCGAGTAATTTGGAAACCTTGACCCGCAAGGTTTTGAGCTCTCCCTGATCATCTGTGATTTTAATATCTTTAATTCCTAAAAAATCACTGTTTAACAGAAGCGTGGCCGGTGAGAAAATCGAGTCGACTTTTTTGCCAATGGCCGATGAGGACAGGCCCAAAAGACTGAGCGCGTGAGGGTTCTCTTGAAGAACAAACCCCGCATTATCAATCGTCAGTAGACCCGACCCGATATTGTTAAGAATAAGACTATTCAGATTTTTTAAAACGCGGATATCTCGCCCACGCTCTTGCAATTCAACGCCCATAAAGTTGAGCTGCTCACTTAGGTATCCCGAAAGATAAGCGACAGTGAAAAACGCTAAATTGTTAATTCCGACGGCCAAGTAAAGCGTGTTGCCTTGGATACTCTTATCAATCGAGAGCAAAACACTAAAAGCGAGCGATGTAATTAAAGCTAAATAAATTCCGCCGCGTCTTTGAAAAACAACACCGCACAATAAGATATTAATAAGATATAAAAGAACTAATAAAGATTGATTCACACCGATAAAGTAAATCAAACAAGATACATAAACCGTTTCCCACACAAATAAAATTCCGGTCCAGTACCAATGCTTTAGAGCCGAACTTAAGAAGAGAATGTAGGCGCTGTTCAGTAAAAACGAAACAGCGAGAAGACAGTAGACGGAAAAAAATATTTCAAAAGAGATAAATGAAGAGTTCAAAACTTGGTAGATGACCGTCAGTGATAGCACGATGGCCAAGAAGGCCATACGAACTGTTTGAACGGTCAAAAGCTGAGAACTACTTTTAGAAAAGTCCAACGATTGCCAACGGACAGGTGACTTCGGCGCAGCATCGGCCGTCGCCCTGTCCAGGTTACCCATTGGAGGCTCCACCCGCCATTTGGAAAATGGGGAGATACATTGCGAGGACCAGGAAAGCGACGATGCCCCCGAGAACCACGATCAGCACGGGCTCCATCAAACTCGTCATCGCGGCGACGGTTCCATCCACTTCGTCCTCGAAGAAATCTGCGACTTTACTTAACATTTCGTCCAAGCCCCCGGTCTGTTCACCGACAGCCATCATTTGAACAACGAGTGTTGGAATAATCTTTTCCTGCGCAAAAGGGACCGCGATTGATTTCCCCGACGCGATCGAGTCTCTGGCTCGGAAAATGGCGCGCTCAAGAACCGTATTCCCCGACACTTGCCCGGCGATATCCATCGCATCCATGATCGGTACACCCGCAGTGAGAAGGGTGGAAAGTGTTCTGGTAAACTTAGCCAATCCGCCTTTGACAATGAGATCCCCAAAGACAGGGACTTTTACAAGCAGGATATCGATAGTTTCTTTACCCGTGGTAGTGTTGTAATACTGTTTTACCGCAAAAATGACAGTCCCAATTCCGATAAGTATCATCCACCAATAGCTTTGCAAAAACTCACTCATATTCATGACGAATTGGGTGAGTGCCGGGAGCTTCATTCCGCTGCTAGTGAACAGTTCTGCGAACTTGGGAATGACAAAAACTAAAAGACCACCCACGACCACCATAGAAATCACCAAAATAGCAATCGGGTAAACTAAAGCTCCTTTAATCTTCGCTTGAATTTTGACGAGCTTCTCGATGTAATCGGCTAATCTTCTTAAGACGATTTCGAGAACCCCTCCCTCTTCTCCGGCCACAATCATATTCACATAAAATTTGTCAAAAATATGAGGCTGCTTACCGAAGGCCTCTCCCATTTTTTTTCCCGCGGAAATATCTTCCGTCACTTTTAAGATGGCATTTTTTAACGCGGGACTCTTCGACCCCTTGGATAATGCATCAAGTGATGGAACGATCGGCACGCCGGCCGCGATCAGAACCGCAAGCTGCCTTGTGAAAACCTGGAGCTCCTTGGACTTTACTTTTTTGCTCGCCGTAGAAAAACTAAACTGAGTTTTTCTACCGCCGACAGCTCCTCCGCCACCCGCTTCAACCTTGATAGGGATCAACTTATTGGCGCGAATTTTTACACGAGCCTCGGTCTCATTATTCGCCTCGATTTGACCTTCGACAGCAGAGCCCGAAATTGATCTCGCTTGATACCTAAATAAAGCCATTAAGAATTACCCACGCTGCAAGAGCTTGAAAAGTTCATCGGGATTTCCAGTTTCGAGATAGGCTTCTTTTTCAGCGATTTTTTTACTTTTCACTAATTCTGCCAAAGCCTGATTTAAAGTGTTCATTCCTGACTTCTCCTGACCCACTTCCATCAAATTCTGAACCTGGTGAAGTTTCCCTTCTCGAATTAAATTACGAATTCCCTGATTTAACAATAAAAATTCTGCGACCAGGGTGCGCTTCCCATTGGTCATAGTCACCAAACGCTGACTCATCACTGCTTGCAAAGTGAAACTGAGTAACACTCGGATCCGTTCTTGCTGCTCGGGCGCAAAGATACTCACAATCCTGTTGATAGTTTGCACTGCAGAATTTGTATGCAAAGTCGCAAAGACTAAGTGACCTGTTTCCGCAAGCTTCAAGGCCGTTTCGATAGTTTCAAGATCACGCATCTCCCCTATCACACAATAATCAGGGTCTTGGCGGAGTAAGTGTTTTAACCCTTCACTATACTCGACACAATCTGTTCCGATCTCACGCTGATTCACAATACAGTTATTATGGGGGTGCACAAACTCGATAGGATCTTCGAGAGTCACGATGTGTCCCTGCCTCTCCTCATTAATTTTTTGAACCAGAGAGGCAATGGTGGTCGATTTACCGCTTCCAGTAGGTCCAGTCACAAGGATTAATCCGTTCGGAAGATTCGTCAGCTTAGGCACCGCCGGAGGGAGATTTAACTCTCCATAATGAGGAATCGCGGTCGGAATTCGACGGAACACTCCCGACACGCAGTTCTTTTGAAAGAAATAGTTCCCGCGAAACCGAGAAAGATCTTTCACGTCAAAACTAAAATCTAATTCTTTCGAGTTTTCAAATCGACTCTTTTGCGATTCATTCAAAATCGAAAAGCAAAGCTCCCGGGTTTTTTGCGGTGATAGCGGCTCGGTTTTAACTCGGATAATTTTTCCCTCAATGCGCAAGCACGGAGGACTCCCTGCAACGATATGCAGATCGGATGCGTTTTGATCTTTTGCGAGCTTGAGCAGTTGTACAAGGGTAATCATACTGGATCTTTCATCGTCCCTTGAATAACTTCGGTTAAAGAAATAAGTCCCTTTTTAGCTCTCTCAAGTGCGGACTGACGCAGAGTTTTCATTCCTCCTGCAATGGCTGCTCGGCGGAGTTCAACCGGCGTGGCCCCCTTCATAATCGCATCTTTCAAAACATCGGTCATAACCATAAACTCGTAAACTGCGACGCGCCCTTTAACTCCGGTGCCTAGACAGTCTTCACACCCACCACCTTTATAGAAAGTGATTCCCTTCACGTCAGCTTCCTTCATTCCCAATCGAAGCAAAGTGTCGTTGGTGACTTTGTCTTCTTTTTTACACTTTCCGCAAATTTTACCAACAAGACGTTGAGCTAAGACCAACTCGATGGTTGCCGTAATCAAATACCCAGGTATTCCCATCTCAAGGAGACGAGAGACCGTTCCCGGTGAGTCATTCGTGTGAAGTGTGCTCATCACCAAGTGACCCGTAGAAGCTGCTTTGAATGCAATCTCTGCGGTCTCGGTATCACGAATCTCTCCGACCAGAATCACATCAGGATCCTGTCGCAAGAAAGCGCGAAGCGCATCCGCAAAGTTGTAACCAATATCCGAATTGGTTTGTGTCTGATTCATACCTTCAATTTTAAATTCTACAGGATCCTCAGCCGTACTGATATTAATAGCCGGATCATTGATTTCTTGAAGTGAGGCGTACAATGTTGTCGTCTTACCACTCCCCGTGGGCCCAGTGACCAAGATCATTCCCTGAGGCTTCTCGATGGCCGCCTTGAGCGTGGCCAACTGAGAGTCGTCAAAACCGAGATCCAAAAGTTTAATTCCCGTCACTTTGGATTTATCTAAAAT encodes:
- a CDS encoding PAS domain-containing sensor histidine kinase, giving the protein MGNLDRATADAAPKSPVRWQSLDFSKSSSQLLTVQTVRMAFLAIVLSLTVIYQVLNSSFISFEIFFSVYCLLAVSFLLNSAYILFLSSALKHWYWTGILFVWETVYVSCLIYFIGVNQSLLVLLYLINILLCGVVFQRRGGIYLALITSLAFSVLLSIDKSIQGNTLYLAVGINNLAFFTVAYLSGYLSEQLNFMGVELQERGRDIRVLKNLNSLILNNIGSGLLTIDNAGFVLQENPHALSLLGLSSSAIGKKVDSIFSPATLLLNSDFLGIKDIKITDDQGELKTLRVKVSKLLDESEKKQGAILTFEDVTELTKLQGRVQQSEKLAAIGQLAAGIAHEIRNPLASISGSVQLMQSNANADSEDQTLMRIVIKEIDRLNKLITEFLDYAKPQAPLDDTIDLSFLLAEIVDAIKLDSSSKDVEFMLSISSGVVVQGHRDKIKQALWNIIINGLQAMEGKPRRRMEIQLKKQAEITLSIKDYGTGIKPEHIHKIFEPFHTTKSKGTGLGLAIVHSILETHKATVDVRSHYGEWTEMVITFSTPS
- a CDS encoding type II secretion system F family protein, encoding MALFRYQARSISGSAVEGQIEANNETEARVKIRANKLIPIKVEAGGGGAVGGRKTQFSFSTASKKVKSKELQVFTRQLAVLIAAGVPIVPSLDALSKGSKSPALKNAILKVTEDISAGKKMGEAFGKQPHIFDKFYVNMIVAGEEGGVLEIVLRRLADYIEKLVKIQAKIKGALVYPIAILVISMVVVGGLLVFVIPKFAELFTSSGMKLPALTQFVMNMSEFLQSYWWMILIGIGTVIFAVKQYYNTTTGKETIDILLVKVPVFGDLIVKGGLAKFTRTLSTLLTAGVPIMDAMDIAGQVSGNTVLERAIFRARDSIASGKSIAVPFAQEKIIPTLVVQMMAVGEQTGGLDEMLSKVADFFEDEVDGTVAAMTSLMEPVLIVVLGGIVAFLVLAMYLPIFQMAGGASNG
- a CDS encoding PilT/PilU family type 4a pilus ATPase encodes the protein MITLVQLLKLAKDQNASDLHIVAGSPPCLRIEGKIIRVKTEPLSPQKTRELCFSILNESQKSRFENSKELDFSFDVKDLSRFRGNYFFQKNCVSGVFRRIPTAIPHYGELNLPPAVPKLTNLPNGLILVTGPTGSGKSTTIASLVQKINEERQGHIVTLEDPIEFVHPHNNCIVNQREIGTDCVEYSEGLKHLLRQDPDYCVIGEMRDLETIETALKLAETGHLVFATLHTNSAVQTINRIVSIFAPEQQERIRVLLSFTLQAVMSQRLVTMTNGKRTLVAEFLLLNQGIRNLIREGKLHQVQNLMEVGQEKSGMNTLNQALAELVKSKKIAEKEAYLETGNPDELFKLLQRG
- the tadA gene encoding Flp pilus assembly complex ATPase component TadA yields the protein MSKLAVADKKAAASDSNKLVQIQGSKKPNESLTVAANRLGVEDEQLGAYLSEYYQLPFIDLNDFEIDKDAINLLTGDQCRKYCIMPISKSGSTLVIAFADPSNLFMRDDIAYITKCKIEPVVATEKAIRVAQERYYPENQNVNQLFSDVEEIDEKSAVMGVESEDGDAPVIKFVNAMFYEAVKDGVSDIHIEAYEKSVRVRFRKDGMLIEKYRPPVSLGSALSSRIKVIAKLDLAERRKPQDGRIKLRFKDKGEIDFRVNIMPVVDGEKVVMRILDKSKVTGIKLLDLGFDDSQLATLKAAIEKPQGMILVTGPTGSGKTTTLYASLQEINDPAINISTAEDPVEFKIEGMNQTQTNSDIGYNFADALRAFLRQDPDVILVGEIRDTETAEIAFKAASTGHLVMSTLHTNDSPGTVSRLLEMGIPGYLITATIELVLAQRLVGKICGKCKKEDKVTNDTLLRLGMKEADVKGITFYKGGGCEDCLGTGVKGRVAVYEFMVMTDVLKDAIMKGATPVELRRAAIAGGMKTLRQSALERAKKGLISLTEVIQGTMKDPV